In the Candidatus Aegiribacteria sp. genome, GCTTCGCTTTCGATTTTCTCGAAGTACTCCATGCAGCTCCGTACATACGCTCTCTTCTCATTGTATCTGCCCGGGAAGAAGCTCCGCTTGAAGCCGTAGACAAGGATATTCTTCAGATCGTTTCTGGTCAGGTTGAATGCGTTTACCGCTTTGTGAAGTTCCTTTGTAACGGTGGTGTTCGATATAGTCCTGTTATCGGTGCAGATGGATACAGAGAGTTTCCTTTTCATCATCTCCCCGAACGGATGGTTGGCCAGATCCCTGTAAGCCGGGTTTGTCTGCTGATTTGATGTGAGGCAAACCTCTATGGTTATCCGTCGATCAGCGATGAATTCAGCAAGAGAATCAACGTATGCTTCCGCGTTAATGATGTCTTCAGATCTGACTGATCCCGGATCAAGAAGAGTCAGGCCATGCCCTATTCGATCGGCATAAAGTTCTGTAATGGCCTGGTAGATACTCTCCGGTCCGTAAGCTTCTCCGGCATGTACTGTCTTCTTAAGGAAATGCTTCTGAGCTCTTCTGAATGCGATAAGGTGATTTATTGCCGGCCATCCTTTTTCAGAGCCCGCGAGATCGATACCGACCACCGGAAGGTTCTCCTCCCATTTTGCTTCTGATACGGCTGCTTCCAGTTCAAGTGATGCGAGGGAAAACACACGTTCCGGCTTCGTGTGCTTATGCATTTCGAAGAACCTGCCGTACCAGGTTGAGAACGCCGGTGTGAAAAATCTCATTGCGCATGCGATAATCCCATAATGGAAAGGAGGTTCATGTCCATCAACGACTTCGGGCCGGGAATTGAATTTTGTCTCTGCCCTGTCCAGTCCTTTGTTCACAGCTCTGATACATTCGATGATATCCATTTCATCATTCGCGTGAAGCTGCGGAGCGAATCGTACTTCAATGTAGCGAACACCCTCATTCTGGTTGTCCTCAGCAACTTCAAAGGCAATTCTTTCCAGATTCTCTTTTGTCTGCATTACAGCGGTTGTATACGCGAATCCCTTCAGATAATCGTCGAGGTCTTTGTAATCGTTCTTGAACACGGTTTCACGAAGTCCCGACTCGGTATAGGAAGGAAGCTTGATGTCTGATTCCCTGGCAAGTTCTA is a window encoding:
- a CDS encoding adenosine deaminase family protein translates to MNHALLKKLPKTDLHMHLDGSVRLSTLIELARESDIKLPSYTESGLRETVFKNDYKDLDDYLKGFAYTTAVMQTKENLERIAFEVAEDNQNEGVRYIEVRFAPQLHANDEMDIIECIRAVNKGLDRAETKFNSRPEVVDGHEPPFHYGIIACAMRFFTPAFSTWYGRFFEMHKHTKPERVFSLASLELEAAVSEAKWEENLPVVGIDLAGSEKGWPAINHLIAFRRAQKHFLKKTVHAGEAYGPESIYQAITELYADRIGHGLTLLDPGSVRSEDIINAEAYVDSLAEFIADRRITIEVCLTSNQQTNPAYRDLANHPFGEMMKRKLSVSICTDNRTISNTTVTKELHKAVNAFNLTRNDLKNILVYGFKRSFFPGRYNEKRAYVRSCMEYFEKIESEA